Sequence from the Candidatus Edwardsbacteria bacterium RifOxyA12_full_54_48 genome:
CCGGAAATAGCATCAGTTTGCCGGTCAGCGGGGGCAGGGCAAAGACCAGCAGAACTAAAGCCATCCTCAAAAAAAACCGGGGGGTCAACCGGAAAGGCCGGTTGGCTATAAAATATTTTATAAGCCCATAGATCAACCCGTTCACCAGGACGATCCAGAAGGTAACACCGTAGACCCCGGTAATAGAGGCCATTTGAATGGCGCTGGTCCACCGGGCCAGGCTATAGCCCAACGAACCCCAGGGGAAGCCCAGGATGCCGTGGCTGCGGATGAAATCGAACAGCACCAAGCCGAATGGTGCCGCCCACCAAAACGGTATATTCAATTTGCCGGTCAGCCATTTGGCCAGAGTAAAGGATGCGGCCAGGAAAAGGGAGAGATAGGCTGCGATCAACATCACCCCCAGATAAAGCAAGGGGCGGACCCAGCTCTCCACCGCCGGATTGAATACTATCCAATGCAGCAGGCCGCAGAAAAAGAAAAATCCGCTCAACCAGGTCACCAGGAACGTTCTGTGAGTCGAGAGATTTTCAAAACCGAAATACAGAGGGATCAATGAGACAAAGGCCAGGGGCCACAGGGAAAAGAGGGGGAATATCAGGAACAACAACAGGCTGGTAAGGGAAGCTAAAATAAAACTACGTTTCATCTTAGGGCCGCATCTTTAAGGGGATGTTTTTGTTAAGACCGATTTTCAATTCGCCCCGGGCGATCAGGGCTATGGCCTGGGAATAGGCCAAGTGCTCCTCTTTCAGCACCCTGTCAGCCAGGCTATCCGCAGTGTCCTCCGGCAGCACCGGCACGGTCCTCTGTAAAATTGTCGGTCCGTGGTCCACCTCTTGGTCCACAAAATGAACCGTACAGCCCGATATTTTATCGCCGGAGGCCAGCACCGCTTGGTGCACCTTGTGCCCGTAGAATCCCTTGCCGCCATGGGCCGGCAGCAGGGCGGGATGGATGTTGATGATGCGGCCCGGGTAATGG
This genomic interval carries:
- a CDS encoding phosphoribosylglycinamide formyltransferase gives rise to the protein MDHQLKIACLASGDGTNLQAIIDNIESGRLEARIVAVISNVPGAGALARAQKHHIPWFVVNNKEYASRQLFDRELAAIIDRQEAQLICLCGFMRIFSPFFIDHYPGRIINIHPALLPAHGGKGFYGHKVHQAVLASGDKISGCTVHFVDQEVDHGPTILQRTVPVLPEDTADSLADRVLKEEHLAYSQAIALIARGELKIGLNKNIPLKMRP